A region of Acidobacteriota bacterium DNA encodes the following proteins:
- a CDS encoding NAD-dependent epimerase/dehydratase family protein translates to MKVFITGATGFIGGNLARMLLADGHDVRALIRAGRDQRNVAGLPLELVAGDLDNEQQLSEQIAGCDAVFHVAAQYSLWVKDRDAIYRANVAGTKNLLAAAKTARVKRFIHTSSVAAVGVPAPGMLATEETHTTVEALVSDYKKSKFLAEQAALEAARNGLDVVIVNPSTPIGAHDVKPTPTGDIILRFLQNRMPAYVHTGLNLIDVDDVARGHILAWQRGRTGERYILGNRNLTLKEMLEILAAITGKPAPRFAVPHFIPLAVAFVDEMILARYFGKTPQVSFYSVQMSQKAMYYDSSKAVRELGLPQNSIEGAIEKAVRWFEANGYAKSVQSSRFSVF, encoded by the coding sequence ATGAAAGTTTTCATCACCGGAGCTACAGGATTCATCGGCGGCAATCTGGCGCGGATGCTGTTAGCCGATGGCCACGATGTTCGCGCTTTGATTCGCGCAGGCCGCGATCAACGCAACGTCGCCGGGTTGCCATTGGAATTGGTGGCAGGCGACCTGGACAACGAACAACAATTGTCAGAACAAATTGCGGGCTGCGATGCGGTTTTTCACGTCGCAGCCCAGTATTCGTTGTGGGTGAAAGACCGCGACGCCATTTACCGCGCCAATGTCGCCGGGACAAAAAACCTGCTGGCGGCTGCCAAAACCGCACGCGTCAAACGATTTATTCACACCAGCTCCGTCGCCGCAGTCGGCGTTCCCGCGCCTGGCATGCTTGCTACCGAAGAAACTCACACGACCGTCGAAGCTTTAGTCAGCGATTACAAAAAATCGAAATTCCTGGCTGAACAGGCCGCGCTGGAAGCCGCCCGCAACGGCTTGGACGTAGTGATCGTCAATCCTTCGACGCCCATTGGCGCGCACGACGTAAAGCCTACGCCGACCGGCGACATTATTTTGCGCTTTCTGCAAAACCGTATGCCGGCGTATGTCCACACCGGTTTAAACCTGATTGACGTTGACGACGTGGCGCGCGGCCACATTCTGGCCTGGCAACGAGGTCGCACCGGCGAACGCTACATTTTGGGAAATCGAAATTTGACGCTGAAAGAAATGCTGGAAATCCTGGCGGCCATCACAGGCAAACCCGCGCCGCGCTTTGCCGTTCCGCACTTCATTCCATTGGCTGTAGCCTTTGTGGACGAAATGATTCTGGCCAGATACTTCGGCAAAACGCCGCAAGTATCGTTTTACTCAGTGCAGATGTCACAAAAAGCGATGTATTACGATTCGTCCAAAGCCGTCCGCGAACTCGGCCTGCCGCAAAACTCCATCGAAGGTGCAATTGAAAAAGCCGTGCGCTGGTTTGAAGCGAATGGGTACGCAAAATCTGTTCAGAGTTCACGCTTCAGCGTGTTTTGA